One Companilactobacillus heilongjiangensis genomic window, GTCCGTGATCAGGACGTTCATTAGTTGAAATCATATTCAACAAAGTGGTTTTCCCAGCCCCTGAGGGACCCATGATACCAAAGAATTCGCCATGTTCAACTTCAACACTGATATCCTTAATAGCATGCACAGCGTTTCTTTTTTTACCGAAATCTTTTGAAATATTTTTTACAGCAATTTGCATAAATAATTACCTTCTTGGGTAGCCGCCGGAGGCAGTGAGCGAGTGACGAAGTCTGCCATGGGACCGGTTCGAGCCAAAGTACGGTCTTGAGCCTCGCTGTCTTCATCACTCACTACCCCCGGCTAGGATATTTTTAGTTTACATTTAATTTTTTGATATTGAGTATTGTTATTAAAATCAATACATTAAATATTTAAACGTGAGAGTATTCTGAAACTTTTCAAATTATTATGGAAATGAAGTTATATCCATAAACCAAATCAAAGAATCAGCTATAATAACAACTATATTACTAACAACAATCAATCCAAAAATGCATGAGCTGGAGGTTGTCGGGGAAAATGCAGTCTGCCATGGAGGTGGCGTTATGGCTTTAGCCATTACACCACAGGGCGAGTTTTGAAATTCGCAAACTGTGCGAAGTTCAAAATCGAGGTTCGAGACCGCACTTCGGCTCGGACCGGTCCTCATGGCAGAACTGCATTTTCCCCGACAGCCGGAAGCGGCAGCGGAAGAATCTACATTTTTACAATGATTATTGTTATCATACTATATAGTGTCTTTATTCTAGCACGGAGGGAATTTTATAATGGCTAAAATTATGATTATTGAAGATGATCCATCTATCTCCCAACTAATCAGTGAAAATCTTGAAAAGTGGCAAATGAATTCTTATATTACCAAAGACTTTAATAATATCATGGATCAGTTTAACGAATACAAACCTGACTTGGTATTGCTCGACATCAATCTTCCCGTTTATGACGGCTACTATTGGAATCAAGAAATCCGCAAGGTTTCCAAAACTCCGATTATTATTATCTCATCTCGTAATTCTAACATGGACCAAATCATGTCAATGAACATGGGCGCTGACGATTTTGTGGAAAAGCCTTTCTCAATTGATATCTTGATTGCTAAAATCAACGCCCTTTTGCGCCGGACATATGACTTTACCAAGAGTACCAGCGATGTAATTGAACACAATGGTCTCAAACTCAACCTTTCGAGCGGCTCGGTGGAAATCGCTGATAACAAAATTGACTTGTCTAAAAATGAGTACAAATTGTTGCAACGGCTTTTGAAGGACCAAGGCAAAATTGTCACACGTGAG contains:
- a CDS encoding response regulator transcription factor, whose product is MAKIMIIEDDPSISQLISENLEKWQMNSYITKDFNNIMDQFNEYKPDLVLLDINLPVYDGYYWNQEIRKVSKTPIIIISSRNSNMDQIMSMNMGADDFVEKPFSIDILIAKINALLRRTYDFTKSTSDVIEHNGLKLNLSSGSVEIADNKIDLSKNEYKLLQRLLKDQGKIVTREQLLNFMWDDERFVDDNTLTVNINRLRGKIEKFGLKNYIVTKVGQGYIIP